A window of Daphnia pulicaria isolate SC F1-1A chromosome 4, SC_F0-13Bv2, whole genome shotgun sequence genomic DNA:
GCAACGAATTATTCAACATTGAGCATTTTACGAATGTCTTTGGCGGTGGGTCTGTTTTCCATGCCAACGCATTGCCTACCCACCGAAGCCAACAATTGGATACGAGCAGACCCGAATCTGTCCTCTGGGTCGACGGATTTGGCTTGAAGAACACACTTCTCCAACGTGCTTTGACGAACTCGACGGGCCAGCACAGTTTCAGGTTTTTCCTTCCAGAGCATCTCATAAAGGACGACACCATAAGCGTACACATCTTGACTGGGCGACACTTGGCTCGACTCCGCATACAAAGGATCGACATAACCGTGAGTACCTACCACGGCTGTCATGGAACTGGCTGCCAGGCCAGAGCCGGAGCCACTTTCGTTGAGATCCGAATGAAAACGTGCCAAACCAAAATCGGCCAAAACAGCTCGTACGACTTTTCCTTCGTCATTCCGTTGCAATAAAACATTGGCGGATTTCACGTCACGGTGGACCATAACTGAACCGCCCGGCTCCTGCTGAGTGGAATGCAGTAGATGGAGAGCCTCGATGAGATGGCGAGCGATCAGCATCATTTGATTCACGTCTAATTTGAATTTGCTGTTATTTGCTTGGCCACCGAAAAGACAGTCGAAAAGAGTCCCTCCGTTGGCGAATTCAAAGATGAGCGAAACTCTAATCGATGCTTCACCATCACTCGATTCGTTATCCGTGCAAAGACCGAGCAATCCAATAATATTGCGGTGCTGGACAGCTGAAAGTGCTTCAACCTCTCGTTGAATCATCTTGGCGAACGATCGAGTCTCGACGACTGTGCTGCAACGCCAAGGAGAACGGATTTCTTTGACGGCTACTTGACGTCCATGCCAAGTTCCTTTGAAGACTTGACCAAATCCTCCACGCCCAATCGGCTCCTGGTGGTTGTCGGTTATCTTTTCAATGCGACGACGGCTGACAACAACAGCCCCGGTTGGGGCAATTACATCGCTTAATCGGACTTGCAGATGATCAATTTCATTCAGAATTTTAGAAGAGATAGAAGATGAGGTAGAAGAATTCTTTGCAGGAACACTAGTTCGGCTTCTTGCTCCAGTGGAAATAGCTGCAGATATCGATTTGTCGATGACTACCTGCTGGCTTTTAAGACCACTGGAAGGAACAGCTTGTTTGGCTTTGGCTTCCTGCAAACTAATCTCTAATTCCTGAATCTTCTTCTGCAGTTCCAGCATCCGCAATCGATCTTCCAGCTGAGAAACTCTTTCTTGTGAATCCAAACGTTCCACTGGCTCCGGTTGATTGATTTGTGAAGGCAGTGAAACGGGAACTGGCACATAAATAGGTGATGCATAGATATTTGAATAGCTTGTGGTTGTTGATGATGTGGCCGAATATCTCGATGGAACATATTCGCGtcctaaaaaacataaattaatGTTATGAAATATTacagaacaaacaaacaataaatgtTTACCAGTACCTGAAGTACTTGATTGGCTTGTTGTTTTGGATGCTGAAGCAGCCATTGAATTACGACGCGAAGTTGTAGTGAGAGGAATTTCCATGTTTCGTTCGGCGACATAACTTTTGTTAGCCGCATAACGCATGTCTGGCAGTCCATCTGCTCTTAGTCTGGCAGGAGCGTTCTCTGCCACAGCTCTTAGTTGCAAGGAAGATTGACGAGGTGCACTCGATGAACTAGAATAAGAGGGACTTGCAGAACTACCACCAATGCTGCTTCGACCGGTAGATGAATAGAAACCACCAGTTGAAAGAGGAACACTAGAACCCGAACTAGAGGCCCAAGAACGGTTGCAGCTGTATCGCATATCAGGGCATCCATCACTTCGTAACGGACCTGGTGGACCCATTGTAGAATTTAAATACAAGTAAACTGTAATAGAGAATGGAAGAATTTATAGTTGGTATGAATATTATAATTGAAGTTATATCAATTTTCAACATACAAGTAATGTTAATCAATTCAGAAAATATGTCTATACTCTATAGCTTTTAGTGCTTGCTGCATAGATAAAATGAACAAGTTTGTTTTGAAATAATGACAACGAAGGTGATGTAGGTCTACactatttcagcaatttcTAAGTTATAACTAATAACAAGCATCCACGCATAAGCAAGTGAAGCAACACAAAATGAGGAAACAAAATCTAAACAAAATTATGTTGACAGTCAacacagaaataaaataaaaatggtgtACTCACCACGTAACAGCTAGCTAATATGCACAATGATATTGTGTTTCTGCAAACAGTCGATGCAACAAGTATACTTATACTCCCTGCATGAAAAGTATAGCAATTAATATAATTCACTCTTCAAATGTTCAATATTGTATGTGGTTGAAAGTGATATAACAGGTGGAAGATTGGTTTCATGATTTAAAGAAAGTGTGAAAGTTATTCTCAGAGTATTCATGCAGCTAGACTCACACACTCACTCACACATAACAATTTAACTCAGCTcattgtccaaaaataaagatcAAATAAGCAAAAGAGGTTCGCCCTTCCACAATTTACCTACGATAGCAACTGCCAGCAGCCAGCACGTCCACACACCACCATGCCAACAAAACGAGCCTGTTCCTACTGAAGTTGACTCGAAGGATCTGTAACGAAATTGATATTATGCAGAATTTCCACAGAGCTAATTAAACAAATCGACTGCAGAGCCATCTTCC
This region includes:
- the LOC124336967 gene encoding wall-associated receptor kinase-like 20, which produces MGPPGPLRSDGCPDMRYSCNRSWASSSGSSVPLSTGGFYSSTGRSSIGGSSASPSYSSSSSAPRQSSLQLRAVAENAPARLRADGLPDMRYAANKSYVAERNMEIPLTTTSRRNSMAASASKTTSQSSTSGREYVPSRYSATSSTTTSYSNIYASPIYVPVPVSLPSQINQPEPVERLDSQERVSQLEDRLRMLELQKKIQELEISLQEAKAKQAVPSSGLKSQQVVIDKSISAAISTGARSRTSVPAKNSSTSSSISSKILNEIDHLQVRLSDVIAPTGAVVVSRRRIEKITDNHQEPIGRGGFGQVFKGTWHGRQVAVKEIRSPWRCSTVVETRSFAKMIQREVEALSAVQHRNIIGLLGLCTDNESSDGEASIRVSLIFEFANGGTLFDCLFGGQANNSKFKLDVNQMMLIARHLIEALHLLHSTQQEPGGSVMVHRDVKSANVLLQRNDEGKVVRAVLADFGLARFHSDLNESGSGSGLAASSMTAVVGTHGYVDPLYAESSQVSPSQDVYAYGVVLYEMLWKEKPETVLARRVRQSTLEKCVLQAKSVDPEDRFGSARIQLLASVGRQCVGMENRPTAKDIRKMLNVE